TCGTCGGCTCGAAGTAAGAACAGTCAGAGGATTTCGACAGTGGCTGACAACAAGACCGAAAACACCCTTTCCTCCGACGCGACGGAAGTGCGCGCCCAGAAGCTGAAGCTGCTGCGCGAGCAAATCGGCGAAGTCTATCCGGCGCATTTCCACCGCACGATGACCAATGCCGAGCTCATCGCGAAATATGAGAACCTGGAACCTGACGTCGAGACGCAGGATGTCGTCACTGTCGCTGGCCGCGTCTACTCGTCGCGCAACTCCGGCATGTTCATGGACATCCACGATGCCGGCGGCAAGATCCAGATTTTCAGTCACAAGGACACGACCCCGGAAGAAGCCCGCGCGCTGCTGCCGATGATCGACATCGGCGACATCATCGGCGTCACCGGTATCGTCCGCCGCACCAAGCGCGGCGAGCTGACGATCAACGCGCAGACGATCACCATGCTGACGAAGTCGCTGCTGCCGATGCCGGAAAAGTGGCACGGTCTCTCCGACATCGAGTTGCGTTATCGCAAGCGCCATCTCGACATTATGACCAACGAGGATTCGAAGCTCCGCTTCCAGCAGCGCTCGCAGATCCTCTCCGGCATCCGCCGCTTCATGGAAAATGACGGCTTCATGGAAGTCGAGACGCCGATGTTGCATTCGGTCTATGGCGGCGCCACCGCCGAGCCGTTCAAGACGCACCATAACACGCTGAAGCTCGACATGTACCTGCGCATCGCGCCGGAACTGTTCCTCAAGCGCACGCTGGTCTCGGGGCTGACCGACAAGGTCTTCGAGATCAACCGCAACTTCCGCAACGAAGGCGTCTCCACCCGGCACAATCCCGAATTCACCATGATGGAGTGTTACTGGGCCTATGCCGACTACGAGGACATCATGGACCTCGTCGAGCGGCTGTTCGAGAGCTTAGCGCTCTCCATTCACGGCGCGACGGAATTCCCCTTCGGCGACAAGACCATGTCCTTCAAGGGTCCGTTCAAGCGCGTCCCGATGCCCGACGCCGTCAAGGAAGCGACCGGCATCGACTTCCTCGCCATCAAGACCGATGAAGAGGCGCGCGCCGCCGCCAAGGCTGCCGGCTTTGCGGTCGAGAAGGATTGGACCTGGGGCGAATGCCTCGCCTTCATCTTCGAGGAAAAGGTCGAATCCACTCTGATCCAGCCATCGCATGTCACGCATTTCCCGAAGGACATTTCGCCCTTCGCCAAGGAAGTGCCGGGCGAACCGCGCCTGGTCGAGCGCTTCGAGACCTATTGCAACGCCTGGGAACTCGGCAACGCCTTCTCGGAGCTGAACGATCCCGAGGAGCAGCGCCGCCGCATGGTCGAGCAGCTCGAACAGGCGCATGCCCGCGGCGAAAAGGAAAAGCAGCTGGACGAGGAATTCCTCGACGCCATCGACCAGGGCATGCCGCCGGCAGGTGGCCTTGGCATCGGCGTCGACCGTCTCATCATGCTTCTGACAAATGCGCCGTCGATCCGCGACGTCATCCTCTTCCCGGCCCGCCGCAACAAAGCCGACTGAGAACCACATTCCTTAAAATGAAAAAACGGGGCGCCCGAAAGGACGCTCCGTTTTGTTTTAAGCAGACTGGTGAAAAACCGAGCCGATGAACCAAGATACAATGGTTTGGTCGATCACGGAATGACGTTATTTCGTTGGTTTTTGTTATGACCGAGTTCGTCGTCACACTCAGATCATGTAGCCGCCGGCGACCTCGATTGTCTGCGCATTGATCCATGCGCTGTCGTCGGACGCGAGCATGGCGATGACGCGGCCGACATCCTCGGCTTCGCCGATACGGCCGAGAGCCGTCTGTGAGGCAAGCAACGCGGCGAATTCTGGGTTCTTGTCCAGCGCAGCGTCGGCAAGATTGGTGCGGATAGGACCGGGCGAGATAGCATTGGCGCGGATCCCGCGATCGCCGAACTCCTTCGCCTGATAGCGGGTCAACGTCTCAAGTCCGGACTTGAGGGCTGCATAGGGCGCAACACCTGCTGTTGCGACGCGAACGGAAGCGCTCGTTACATTGAGGATCACGCCGCCATCGACCATCAGCGGCAGCAAGGCCTGCGTCAGGAAGAACGGCCCTTTCAGGTGGACATTCATCAGAGCGTCGAACTGGCCCGTCGTCACCGTCTCCATGAGATTGAACATGCCGAAACCGGCATTGTTGACGAGGCAGTCAAACGTATTCCGGCCCCAATAAGTGGAAAGCAGCCGTTTCACCTCCGCCACGAAGGCCGGAAAGCTGTCGGCATCACCGACATCGAGGGCAAGCGCAACGGCTTGACCACCGTCTGCCTTGATCGCGGCGATGACTTCATCCGCACCTGGCTTGTGGCTGTTATAGGTGAGGATGACACCCATGCCGCGCCTTGCGCATTCCTGCGCTGCCGATTGACCAATGCCACGGCTGCCGCCGGTAATGATTGCGATTTTCATCTCTGTCTCCTTTGCTTCGATGGCCGGAAGCTATGGGAAACAGCCGGCGTGCACTCCGCCGGAAACTGCCTCGTTCTTGCCTATTCCTGCTTTTGCCTTGCGCCGTGTCACTTGCTGGGTCAGGATTTCGTCATGCAGACAATGCTCGAAGAGATGCGCCACTTGACGGCCCACGCTGAAAACCGCCCGACGGAAACCGGCATACCCGGCATACTGATGGTCAAGGGGGAGATCCCCGAACACAAGCTGGGCGCCGTTTATGAGCCGATGGTCAACCTGATCCTTGATGGCAGCAAGACGCTGACGATCGCCGAGCAGGATTATTATTACGATCCAGCGAGCTACTTCGTGATATCGATCGATGTGCCGGCGACGGGCATGGTGCAGCAGGCAGGTCCCGACCGGCCCTATATCGGCGTCAGCCTATCGCTCGATCCGGCAAAGGTCGCAGCGCTTCTCCTGGATCTTCCGCCGCAATCCTATCAGGAGGGACAAAGCGGTGGCTATTCCGTCTGTCGCATGACGCCGGAACTTCTGGGTGCCTGGCTGAGGATGCTGCAACTCATGGAGCGCCCGCAGGATATCCCTGCCCTCGCCCCGGCCTACGAACGCGAAATCCTCTATCGCGTGCTGCAGGGACCGCAGGGCTGGATGCTGCGCGATATCGCAGCACCCGATAGCGCTCTGTCGCGGATGCGGCTCGCCATTCGCTGGGTTCGCGAGCACTATGCCGAAGCGGTCGAGGTCGAAAAACTCGCCGCCCTCACCGCCATGAGCGTCTCGGCCTTTCATCGCCATTTCA
This Rhizobium brockwellii DNA region includes the following protein-coding sequences:
- a CDS encoding AraC family transcriptional regulator; translated protein: MQTMLEEMRHLTAHAENRPTETGIPGILMVKGEIPEHKLGAVYEPMVNLILDGSKTLTIAEQDYYYDPASYFVISIDVPATGMVQQAGPDRPYIGVSLSLDPAKVAALLLDLPPQSYQEGQSGGYSVCRMTPELLGAWLRMLQLMERPQDIPALAPAYEREILYRVLQGPQGWMLRDIAAPDSALSRMRLAIRWVREHYAEAVEVEKLAALTAMSVSAFHRHFKAVTAMSPIQFQKRIRLLQARQLLISQSGNASSVAYSVGYESVSQFTREYARFFGRPPARDASLMRENIRPAA
- the lysS gene encoding lysine--tRNA ligase translates to MADNKTENTLSSDATEVRAQKLKLLREQIGEVYPAHFHRTMTNAELIAKYENLEPDVETQDVVTVAGRVYSSRNSGMFMDIHDAGGKIQIFSHKDTTPEEARALLPMIDIGDIIGVTGIVRRTKRGELTINAQTITMLTKSLLPMPEKWHGLSDIELRYRKRHLDIMTNEDSKLRFQQRSQILSGIRRFMENDGFMEVETPMLHSVYGGATAEPFKTHHNTLKLDMYLRIAPELFLKRTLVSGLTDKVFEINRNFRNEGVSTRHNPEFTMMECYWAYADYEDIMDLVERLFESLALSIHGATEFPFGDKTMSFKGPFKRVPMPDAVKEATGIDFLAIKTDEEARAAAKAAGFAVEKDWTWGECLAFIFEEKVESTLIQPSHVTHFPKDISPFAKEVPGEPRLVERFETYCNAWELGNAFSELNDPEEQRRRMVEQLEQAHARGEKEKQLDEEFLDAIDQGMPPAGGLGIGVDRLIMLLTNAPSIRDVILFPARRNKAD
- a CDS encoding SDR family NAD(P)-dependent oxidoreductase; protein product: MKIAIITGGSRGIGQSAAQECARRGMGVILTYNSHKPGADEVIAAIKADGGQAVALALDVGDADSFPAFVAEVKRLLSTYWGRNTFDCLVNNAGFGMFNLMETVTTGQFDALMNVHLKGPFFLTQALLPLMVDGGVILNVTSASVRVATAGVAPYAALKSGLETLTRYQAKEFGDRGIRANAISPGPIRTNLADAALDKNPEFAALLASQTALGRIGEAEDVGRVIAMLASDDSAWINAQTIEVAGGYMI